In Streptomyces sp. NBC_00878, a single window of DNA contains:
- a CDS encoding PucR family transcriptional regulator: MRLRALLDTDALGLRLLGGEDELDRTVRGVMTTDLRDPSRYLSGGELVLTGLAWRRDATDSEPFVRILTGAGVTALAAGEAELGRVPEDLVAACARHRLPLFAVNESVAFATITEHVVRQVSGERAGDLAAVVDRHRRMMTSGPAGGGPDVVLDLLGSDLDLRAWVLSPAGRLIAGSHLAEPGLPSGVCAALAGEHLAAVRTGRRGPHRVAVGGTTYSLFPVRSTVRGTAGAAGTTGTAGVRDVRETVLSDWLLAVEADAGDWPAERLDLLEGVTQLISVERDRRDAARTVRRRLAQEVLELVQTGAAPGEIAARLRVAAPVLLPGLGAAPHWQVVVARVEWDGGEIEGGPVAQSLLEEILVDPLSAGPEPSDRIAVAHTGDEAIALVPLPAVSSEHDGSEAGLHADTLLEAVRDPLSAGLDDDGRLTLGVSACVHSAEGLRGALEEARHARRVAAARPGRVCAAGHQELASHVLLLPFVPDDVRRAFTARLLDPLREYDRRHRAELIPTLEAFLDCDGSWTRCAARLHLHVNTLRYRVGRIEQLTSRDLSRLEDKLDFFLALRMS, from the coding sequence ATGCGGCTGCGCGCACTGCTGGACACGGACGCGCTGGGCCTGCGGCTGCTCGGTGGCGAGGACGAGCTGGACCGCACGGTCCGTGGCGTGATGACCACGGACCTGCGGGACCCGAGCCGCTATCTCTCGGGCGGCGAGCTGGTCCTCACCGGGCTCGCCTGGCGCCGCGACGCCACCGACTCCGAGCCCTTCGTACGCATCCTCACGGGCGCCGGGGTGACCGCGCTGGCCGCGGGCGAGGCCGAGCTGGGCCGCGTGCCGGAGGACCTGGTGGCGGCGTGTGCGCGGCACCGGCTGCCGTTGTTCGCCGTCAACGAGTCGGTGGCCTTCGCGACGATCACCGAGCACGTCGTACGGCAGGTGTCGGGCGAGCGCGCCGGGGATCTGGCGGCCGTGGTGGACCGGCACCGCCGGATGATGACCTCGGGTCCCGCGGGCGGCGGCCCGGACGTGGTCCTCGACCTGCTCGGTTCCGACCTGGATCTGCGGGCCTGGGTGCTCTCCCCCGCCGGGCGCCTCATCGCGGGCTCGCACCTCGCCGAGCCGGGGCTGCCGTCCGGGGTGTGCGCGGCGCTGGCCGGCGAGCACCTGGCGGCGGTCCGTACCGGGCGGCGCGGTCCGCACCGGGTGGCGGTGGGCGGCACGACGTACTCGCTCTTCCCGGTCCGCAGCACCGTCCGGGGCACGGCGGGCGCGGCAGGCACCACGGGCACGGCAGGCGTGCGGGACGTCCGCGAGACCGTCCTGTCGGACTGGCTGCTCGCGGTCGAGGCCGACGCCGGGGACTGGCCGGCGGAGCGGCTCGACCTGCTGGAGGGCGTGACCCAGCTGATCTCCGTCGAGCGGGACCGGCGGGACGCGGCGCGCACCGTGCGGCGGCGGCTCGCGCAGGAGGTCCTGGAGCTGGTGCAGACCGGTGCCGCGCCCGGCGAGATCGCGGCCCGGCTGCGGGTCGCGGCGCCCGTACTGCTGCCGGGGCTCGGCGCGGCCCCGCACTGGCAGGTCGTGGTCGCCCGGGTCGAGTGGGACGGCGGGGAGATCGAGGGCGGCCCGGTGGCCCAGTCACTCCTGGAGGAGATCCTCGTCGACCCGCTGTCGGCGGGCCCCGAGCCGTCCGACCGCATCGCGGTAGCCCACACGGGTGACGAGGCCATCGCGCTCGTGCCGCTCCCCGCGGTTTCCTCGGAGCACGACGGCTCGGAAGCCGGGCTGCACGCGGACACACTGCTGGAGGCCGTACGCGATCCGCTGTCGGCGGGCCTCGACGACGACGGGCGGCTCACGCTCGGCGTCAGCGCCTGCGTGCACTCGGCGGAGGGGCTGCGCGGCGCCCTGGAAGAGGCCAGGCACGCGCGCCGGGTCGCCGCGGCGCGGCCCGGCCGGGTGTGCGCGGCCGGGCACCAGGAGCTGGCGTCCCACGTCCTGCTCCTGCCCTTCGTGCCCGACGACGTGCGTCGCGCCTTCACCGCGCGGCTCCTCGATCCCCTCCGCGAGTACGACCGGCGCCACCGGGCCGAGCTGATCCCGACCCTGGAGGCGTTCCTCGACTGCGACGGCTCCTGGACCCGCTGCGCGGCCCGTCTGCACCTGCACGTCAACACGCTGCGCTACCGGGTGGGACGCATCGAGCAGTTGACGAGTCGCGATCTTTCGCGGCTGGAGGACAAGCTGGACTTCTTCCTCGCATTGCGGATGAGCTGA
- a CDS encoding GntR family transcriptional regulator yields the protein MPQPRVTRDGLPASADAPGAAARGGSGGRAAPAPGPATHRGFDTPGDRGDRGDRGVPAARTPAVPPATRPVIQRASVRGQILDALRAALVSGELAPGEVYSAPALGESFGVSATPVREAMQQLAVEGAVEVVPNRGFRVVQRGARELAELAEIRGLIEAPVLLRLARTLPADHWDDMRPLAEETARAAAAGCRATYAEADRDFHRALLGLAGNEQLVRIADELHRRAQWPLGGSPTARDRLELMADAAQHIALLDALSAEDHSAVEALLREHFVSM from the coding sequence ATCCCGCAGCCGAGGGTGACGCGGGATGGGCTCCCGGCCTCGGCGGATGCGCCGGGAGCCGCGGCCCGAGGTGGCTCCGGAGGCCGTGCCGCCCCCGCCCCCGGCCCTGCCACGCACCGGGGCTTCGACACACCCGGCGATCGGGGCGACCGGGGCGATCGGGGCGTCCCCGCGGCCCGTACGCCCGCCGTGCCCCCGGCCACCCGCCCCGTGATCCAGCGGGCGTCCGTCCGCGGCCAGATCCTCGACGCACTGCGGGCCGCCCTCGTGAGCGGCGAACTCGCTCCCGGTGAGGTCTACTCCGCCCCCGCGCTCGGCGAGAGCTTCGGCGTCTCGGCGACCCCCGTGCGCGAGGCCATGCAGCAGCTCGCCGTCGAGGGCGCCGTGGAGGTCGTACCGAACCGGGGCTTCCGCGTCGTCCAGCGCGGCGCCCGCGAGCTGGCCGAACTCGCCGAGATCCGCGGGCTGATCGAGGCGCCCGTGCTGTTGCGCCTGGCCCGCACGCTGCCGGCCGACCACTGGGACGACATGCGCCCCCTCGCGGAGGAGACGGCCCGGGCGGCGGCCGCCGGCTGCCGGGCGACGTACGCCGAGGCCGATCGCGACTTCCATCGGGCGCTCCTCGGCCTCGCGGGCAACGAGCAGCTCGTCCGCATCGCGGACGAACTCCACCGGCGGGCGCAGTGGCCCCTCGGCGGCAGCCCCACCGCGCGCGACCGCCTCGAACTGATGGCGGACGCGGCGCAGCACATTGCCCTGCTGGACGCGCTGTCCGCCGAGGACCACTCGGCGGTTGAAGCGCTGTTGCGGGAGCACTTCGTCAGTATGTGA
- a CDS encoding (2Fe-2S)-binding protein — protein MSAPAPAETPPGAEVHPVGSALTAAYARMTEVLPALGVTELAPDEAAPTGGGRIAVAGLAEGGADLDAFLAWDDAQVLRDHGRRARPDVIATFGLHRYAWPACLLITVPWFLLRRVPRFPVEHVTFQRMPGRIAVRVGEFACLPDDPAAALPGARVVRDEEALRAAARSAVAEHLEPLLRAFGPRTRRRGHALWGMATDEVVESLWYVAGLLGEQRRARDELERLFPGTTMPYVGTAAFREVTGPNGECLSTRDRASCCFYYTLDAEDTCANCPRNSEAVRIAKLTAEASAAAEAATG, from the coding sequence ATGTCCGCTCCCGCCCCGGCCGAGACCCCGCCCGGCGCAGAGGTGCACCCGGTCGGCTCGGCCCTCACAGCGGCGTACGCGCGGATGACCGAGGTACTCCCGGCCCTGGGTGTCACAGAGCTCGCGCCGGACGAAGCGGCCCCGACGGGCGGCGGGAGGATCGCCGTCGCCGGGCTCGCGGAAGGCGGCGCCGACCTCGACGCGTTCCTCGCGTGGGACGACGCACAGGTGCTCAGGGACCACGGACGGCGGGCCCGCCCGGACGTCATCGCCACCTTCGGCCTGCACCGATACGCCTGGCCGGCCTGTCTGCTGATCACGGTGCCGTGGTTTCTGCTGCGCCGGGTCCCCCGCTTTCCCGTGGAGCACGTCACCTTCCAGCGCATGCCCGGCCGTATCGCCGTACGCGTCGGCGAGTTCGCCTGTCTGCCGGACGACCCGGCGGCCGCGCTGCCCGGCGCCCGTGTCGTCCGCGACGAGGAGGCCCTGCGCGCGGCGGCACGGTCCGCCGTGGCCGAGCACCTGGAACCGCTCCTCCGCGCGTTCGGGCCACGGACGCGCCGCCGGGGCCACGCCCTGTGGGGCATGGCGACGGACGAGGTCGTCGAGAGTCTCTGGTACGTCGCCGGTCTCCTGGGCGAGCAGCGGCGCGCGCGGGACGAGCTGGAGCGGCTGTTTCCCGGCACGACCATGCCGTACGTCGGCACGGCCGCGTTCCGCGAGGTGACCGGTCCGAACGGCGAGTGCCTGTCCACGCGCGACCGGGCGAGCTGCTGCTTCTACTACACGCTCGACGCCGAGGACACCTGCGCCAACTGCCCGCGCAACTCGGAGGCGGTCCGCATCGCGAAGCTGACGGCGGAGGCGTCCGCAGCGGCGGAGGCGGCAACGGGCTGA
- a CDS encoding DUF2637 domain-containing protein yields MRLTDISLNWLLPGAVLLLGLLAAVAVLARGKRAGEKTHADDSWERTEERRRRKEAVYGTASYVLLFCCAAVAAALSFHGLVGFGEQNLNLSGGWQYLVPFGLDGAAMFCSVLAVREASHGDAALGSRILVWTFAAAAAWFNWVHAPRGLDHAGAPHFFAGMSLSAAVLFDRALKQTRRAALREQGLVPRPLPQIRIVRWLRAPRETYGAWSLMLLENVRSLDEAVEEVREDKREKEQNRLRRRDQEKLDRARIKAITRGHRGMIGRGGRQAELQPAQAATQVAAEPAISTPELPARAARPSLQPVRRGTESSTVDLTAEDDTMALPRLDSLERKLKDLEQQFG; encoded by the coding sequence ATGAGACTGACCGACATATCGCTGAACTGGCTGCTTCCCGGCGCCGTGCTGCTCCTGGGCCTGCTGGCGGCGGTTGCGGTGCTCGCGCGTGGAAAGCGCGCCGGGGAGAAGACCCACGCCGACGACTCGTGGGAGCGCACCGAAGAGCGCCGCAGGCGCAAGGAGGCCGTCTACGGCACCGCCTCCTACGTACTGCTCTTCTGCTGTGCCGCGGTCGCTGCCGCGCTCTCCTTCCACGGACTGGTCGGCTTCGGCGAGCAGAACCTGAACCTCTCCGGCGGCTGGCAGTACCTGGTGCCGTTCGGCCTGGACGGCGCGGCCATGTTCTGCTCCGTCCTCGCGGTGCGCGAGGCCAGCCACGGTGACGCGGCGCTCGGCTCCCGGATACTCGTGTGGACGTTCGCGGCCGCCGCCGCCTGGTTCAACTGGGTGCACGCCCCCAGGGGCCTCGACCACGCGGGTGCCCCCCACTTCTTCGCCGGCATGTCCCTGTCCGCCGCCGTCCTCTTCGACCGCGCGCTGAAGCAGACCCGCCGTGCCGCGCTGCGCGAGCAGGGCCTGGTGCCCCGGCCGCTGCCGCAGATCCGGATCGTACGGTGGCTGCGTGCCCCGCGTGAGACCTACGGCGCCTGGTCGCTGATGCTGCTCGAGAACGTGCGCAGCCTGGACGAGGCGGTCGAGGAAGTCCGTGAGGACAAGCGGGAGAAGGAGCAGAACCGCCTGCGTCGGCGCGACCAGGAGAAGCTGGACCGTGCCCGCATCAAGGCGATCACCCGCGGCCACCGCGGAATGATCGGCCGCGGTGGCCGTCAGGCGGAACTCCAGCCGGCCCAAGCGGCCACCCAGGTCGCCGCGGAGCCTGCCATATCAACGCCGGAACTACCCGCCCGCGCCGCCCGGCCCTCGTTGCAGCCCGTCCGCCGAGGGACTGAGTCCTCGACGGTCGATCTCACCGCGGAGGACGACACAATGGCGCTCCCCCGACTCGACTCCCTCGAGCGCAAGCTGAAGGACCTGGAGCAGCAGTTCGGCTGA
- a CDS encoding ATP-binding protein codes for MKRQARGGGPVVSGAFSAKTVKTTKTAEGAADGATDQHGFPQLRLRLGRCDLRAVPQVRRALRDLLAPWGRPGRSEIAELLTSELVTNALIHTNYDALLTATVGPRGLRVEVRDFVAHRPRLRVPNADDGTHGRGLILVQSLADAWGVRVHGVGKAVWFELDGAAT; via the coding sequence ATGAAGAGGCAGGCACGAGGAGGCGGTCCCGTGGTATCCGGGGCCTTCTCGGCGAAGACGGTGAAGACGACCAAGACGGCGGAGGGCGCGGCGGACGGAGCGACCGACCAGCACGGCTTTCCACAGCTCAGGCTGAGGCTCGGGCGCTGCGACCTACGGGCGGTGCCGCAGGTCCGCAGGGCGCTGCGGGACCTGCTCGCCCCCTGGGGGCGGCCCGGACGATCCGAGATAGCGGAGCTGCTGACCAGCGAACTCGTCACCAACGCCCTCATACACACCAACTACGACGCACTGCTGACTGCCACGGTCGGCCCGCGCGGACTCCGGGTGGAAGTACGGGACTTCGTGGCACACAGGCCGAGACTGCGGGTACCGAACGCCGACGACGGTACGCACGGCAGAGGCCTGATCCTGGTGCAGTCCCTCGCGGACGCGTGGGGGGTACGGGTGCACGGGGTGGGGAAGGCGGTGTGGTTCGAACTGGACGGGGCGGCGACCTGA
- a CDS encoding serine/threonine-protein kinase, whose product MTPRTDPSPHLPVGFRIDGWELGALIGSGAWGTVHEARSVADGTPVAVKVLRTDALAPGQRTALGELVQREVRFSQEADHPNLVRTHAVCTVEAPDHPDLDGAIALVMDRAERSLLDVLDATSVGRPIPDADRVLRSVAAGLAHMHGAGWVHGDLKPANILLSGDGEVWLADFGVAAELDGTHAHMPPLGTLDHLPPEWWSQRTDSRGTVVRPTADIWAFGVLAHQVLTGGLHPFPGATARARSLAAQAYARGSAPLRLEAGIEESRRRLIADCLSADHTTRLQYTADVLKARVDELSGVPRRRRRRLVPVVAGVTAVAAAVTGALLLRGNGGADDAGGRGASPTATATAAATGTPSPVAVAAGEIPLASDVPEALRPVIVKAAHRCTDKEITPIVLAAMLKAESGFDAKAARPGSEEFGIAMWTPSVFRAWAVDGDGDGDKDYMSPPDAISTMSLYVCWLDQRFKEAGLPEKDLVKLVVAGYRTSDRTVIEERGVPERVLPHVEKVMSYLAEYEQVSRAPAVRRVPTPELSP is encoded by the coding sequence ATGACCCCCCGCACCGACCCTTCGCCGCACCTTCCCGTCGGCTTTCGTATCGACGGCTGGGAACTCGGCGCACTCATCGGATCCGGCGCCTGGGGCACCGTCCACGAGGCCCGCTCCGTCGCCGACGGCACCCCGGTCGCGGTGAAGGTGCTGCGCACCGACGCCCTGGCTCCCGGACAGCGGACCGCCCTCGGTGAACTCGTCCAGCGCGAAGTGCGGTTCAGCCAGGAGGCGGACCACCCCAACCTCGTACGGACCCATGCCGTGTGCACCGTCGAGGCGCCGGACCACCCCGATCTGGACGGGGCGATCGCCCTCGTCATGGACCGTGCCGAGCGCAGCCTGCTGGACGTGCTGGACGCCACCTCGGTCGGGCGCCCGATCCCCGACGCGGATCGTGTCCTGCGCTCGGTGGCCGCCGGTCTCGCGCACATGCACGGCGCCGGCTGGGTGCACGGGGATCTGAAACCGGCCAACATCCTGTTGAGTGGGGACGGCGAGGTGTGGCTCGCGGACTTCGGGGTCGCCGCCGAACTGGATGGCACCCACGCCCACATGCCTCCGCTCGGCACCCTCGACCACCTGCCGCCCGAGTGGTGGTCGCAGCGCACCGACTCCCGGGGCACGGTCGTCCGCCCGACCGCCGACATCTGGGCGTTCGGCGTCCTCGCCCACCAGGTGCTCACGGGCGGGCTGCACCCGTTCCCGGGGGCCACCGCCAGGGCCCGCTCCCTCGCCGCCCAGGCCTACGCACGGGGGAGCGCACCACTGCGACTGGAGGCAGGGATCGAAGAGAGCAGGCGCCGGCTGATCGCGGACTGCCTGTCGGCGGACCACACCACGCGTCTCCAGTACACCGCCGACGTCCTCAAGGCCCGCGTCGACGAGCTCTCCGGTGTGCCCCGCCGCCGTCGCCGGCGGCTGGTGCCGGTCGTCGCGGGTGTCACGGCGGTGGCCGCCGCCGTGACCGGCGCGCTCCTGCTGCGGGGGAACGGCGGTGCCGACGACGCGGGTGGCCGCGGCGCATCCCCCACGGCCACGGCCACGGCCGCAGCCACGGGCACCCCCAGTCCGGTGGCGGTGGCCGCGGGCGAGATACCACTGGCCTCCGACGTGCCCGAGGCACTGCGCCCGGTCATCGTGAAGGCCGCCCACCGCTGTACCGACAAGGAGATCACCCCCATCGTGCTCGCCGCCATGCTCAAGGCGGAGAGCGGGTTCGACGCGAAGGCGGCCCGCCCGGGCTCCGAGGAGTTCGGCATCGCGATGTGGACGCCCTCGGTGTTCCGCGCCTGGGCCGTGGACGGGGACGGCGACGGCGACAAGGACTACATGTCGCCGCCGGACGCGATCTCGACCATGAGCCTGTACGTGTGCTGGCTCGACCAGCGTTTCAAGGAGGCCGGGCTGCCGGAGAAGGACCTCGTCAAGCTCGTCGTGGCCGGCTACCGCACGAGTGACCGTACGGTCATCGAGGAGCGCGGTGTCCCCGAGCGCGTGCTGCCCCACGTGGAGAAGGTGATGAGCTATCTCGCCGAGTACGAACAGGTGAGCCGGGCCCCAGCCGTCCGCAGGGTCCCGACTCCCGAACTCTCTCCCTGA
- a CDS encoding serine/threonine protein kinase produces the protein METIIVQLPGPSRADGEYDGRRPGLLHLGPGDLADFGRGGPGDAGPAVVLSDPGVSRRAGRLEAAEDYWRLSNFSQTAGYVVENLEGAGEYITVAPGRLAAPVPFEFSRVVLPALNGTADFKVFAPQHAYLDERSAPGAGDQTVNPFALDPTSKYFLVLVALCEPRLRAPSDTALPGAGEIAERLRPLDSCRDLSRSAVNYHIDYLAFAKLRLDHGDTEGEQNGRTGAKRAQLVAAALRFGLVREEHLALLPSRAGANRRPAQGARA, from the coding sequence GTGGAAACGATCATTGTCCAATTGCCGGGTCCGTCGCGGGCGGACGGCGAGTACGACGGACGCAGACCCGGACTGCTGCACCTGGGGCCCGGAGACCTGGCCGACTTCGGGCGCGGCGGGCCCGGTGACGCGGGCCCGGCCGTCGTGCTCTCCGATCCGGGCGTCTCCCGGCGCGCCGGACGGCTGGAGGCGGCCGAGGACTACTGGCGGCTGTCCAACTTCAGCCAAACCGCCGGCTATGTGGTGGAGAACCTGGAAGGCGCCGGCGAGTACATCACGGTGGCTCCCGGCCGCCTCGCCGCGCCGGTGCCCTTCGAGTTCTCCCGGGTCGTGCTGCCCGCCCTGAACGGAACCGCCGACTTCAAGGTATTCGCTCCGCAGCACGCCTACCTCGACGAGCGGTCCGCGCCCGGCGCCGGTGACCAGACCGTCAACCCCTTCGCGCTCGACCCGACGTCGAAGTACTTCCTCGTCCTGGTGGCCCTGTGCGAGCCACGGCTGCGGGCACCCTCGGACACGGCCCTCCCCGGCGCCGGAGAGATCGCGGAACGGCTGCGTCCGCTGGACTCCTGCCGCGATCTGTCCCGCTCGGCGGTCAACTACCACATCGACTACCTGGCGTTCGCGAAACTGCGCCTGGACCACGGGGACACGGAGGGGGAGCAGAACGGCCGTACGGGTGCCAAGCGCGCCCAACTGGTCGCGGCGGCGCTCCGGTTCGGCCTCGTACGCGAGGAGCACCTCGCCCTGCTCCCGAGCCGGGCGGGGGCGAACCGCCGCCCGGCGCAGGGAGCGCGCGCGTGA
- a CDS encoding helix-turn-helix transcriptional regulator: MSTRDDDVEEFAALLRRLKARTDRSYGALARRVNMNTSTLHRYCAGDAVPLDFAPVERFAALCGATPEERLELHRLWIRAVAARQRPRTADSPEGAVPVAVPVEGPVEGPQPDPTTVPVADRGADPVADPVADEAAAEPEARAEHEGAEHEGAGQPGSGNAPGDGSEWEGDSEQESRSSDAETDPLSTMPTVSALAFGPRPRPHPRPRRAWYRRRRVTITTAVATALLVTLGALSALSDDRTSDDASRVVGPSEGPTPRTTSDDTRDPRTESPSPKASRPSPSPSASGKGKGKGKGKPSEPSGKDGGPSGNNGEPNGSASTALPLTWTANSQVWAYGCGHDYVLGKKPEQVPPPPAAQDAGVWAGTQNAVHGRETMVDISVQGRSSTAVVLEALRVRVVGRSTPLQGNAFAMDRGCGGSITPRSFAVDLDKDRPIARPVPGNDTGTPIPAVRMPYRVSAQDPEVLLVRAQTESCDCRWYLELDWSSQGRTGTVRIDDRGRPFRTSSIKNLPRYWYGTVGSDRQWVPYNG, translated from the coding sequence GTGTCGACTCGGGACGACGACGTCGAGGAGTTCGCGGCACTGCTGAGGCGTCTGAAGGCGCGCACGGACCGCAGTTACGGTGCCCTCGCGCGCCGGGTGAACATGAACACCTCGACGCTGCACCGCTACTGCGCCGGTGACGCGGTGCCGCTCGACTTCGCGCCCGTGGAACGCTTCGCCGCACTGTGCGGAGCGACCCCGGAGGAGCGGCTCGAACTGCACCGCCTCTGGATCCGGGCGGTGGCGGCACGACAGCGACCGCGTACGGCTGATTCGCCGGAGGGTGCAGTTCCGGTTGCAGTTCCGGTTGAGGGTCCGGTTGAGGGTCCGCAACCGGATCCGACGACGGTTCCGGTTGCGGACCGGGGTGCGGATCCAGTCGCGGATCCGGTTGCCGACGAAGCCGCCGCCGAGCCGGAGGCACGAGCCGAACACGAGGGAGCCGAGCACGAGGGAGCCGGCCAGCCCGGGAGCGGCAACGCGCCCGGGGACGGGAGCGAGTGGGAGGGGGACAGCGAGCAGGAGTCGCGCTCTTCGGACGCGGAGACCGACCCCCTGTCGACCATGCCGACCGTCTCCGCCTTGGCTTTCGGCCCACGCCCGCGCCCTCACCCCCGCCCCCGCCGCGCCTGGTACCGGCGGCGGCGAGTCACGATCACCACCGCCGTGGCGACCGCGCTGTTGGTCACGCTGGGCGCTCTCTCCGCCCTGTCGGACGACCGTACGTCCGACGACGCGTCCCGAGTCGTCGGCCCGAGCGAGGGCCCGACCCCGAGGACGACCTCCGACGACACACGTGACCCACGGACCGAGAGCCCCTCCCCCAAGGCTTCCCGGCCGTCACCGTCCCCCTCGGCTTCCGGCAAGGGGAAGGGCAAGGGCAAGGGCAAGCCGTCCGAGCCCTCCGGCAAGGACGGCGGACCATCGGGGAACAACGGCGAGCCGAACGGCTCGGCCTCCACTGCCCTGCCGCTCACCTGGACCGCGAACTCGCAGGTCTGGGCGTACGGCTGCGGCCACGACTACGTCCTCGGCAAGAAGCCGGAGCAGGTTCCGCCGCCCCCGGCCGCGCAGGACGCCGGGGTCTGGGCGGGGACGCAGAACGCGGTGCACGGACGCGAGACGATGGTGGACATCTCGGTACAGGGCCGATCGTCCACCGCCGTCGTCCTGGAGGCACTCCGGGTACGCGTCGTAGGGCGCTCAACTCCTCTCCAGGGCAACGCCTTCGCCATGGACCGTGGCTGCGGAGGCTCGATCACCCCGCGCTCCTTCGCCGTCGACCTGGACAAGGACCGGCCCATCGCCCGCCCGGTCCCGGGCAATGACACGGGCACGCCGATCCCCGCGGTGCGCATGCCGTACCGGGTGTCCGCGCAGGACCCGGAGGTGCTGCTGGTCAGGGCCCAGACGGAGAGCTGCGACTGCCGCTGGTACCTGGAGCTCGACTGGTCCTCCCAGGGCCGCACCGGCACGGTCCGCATCGACGACCGCGGGCGTCCGTTCCGTACCAGCAGCATCAAGAACCTGCCGCGCTACTGGTACGGCACGGTCGGCTCGGACCGCCAGTGGGTCCCGTACAACGGCTGA